From the genome of Fundulus heteroclitus isolate FHET01 unplaced genomic scaffold, MU-UCD_Fhet_4.1 scaffold_727, whole genome shotgun sequence:
ACGCTCATTAGCGGCATTCAGAAAGCCTCGCTAGTCTCTAAGGTGCTTACGGCCacgtccagcagcagctctccTCTGGTGCCGTGCAGGATCTTCACCAGGTTCCCGATGCTCTTCTCCCAGATGTAGAGGGCGTGCTGCCGGGCCGAGCCGGCCACGATGTACTCGCCGTCGCCTGAGAAACAGCAGCGCTTCCACGGAGTCCTGGGCAGAGGAAGCGTTAGAAACCTGTCAGGAGCTCCTCTGAAGCTCAGGTAaagactgggggggggggggacctgaCGCACCTGTTGACCAGATCCTGCAGTTTCTGCATGGGTTCTGGCTCGCCGTCCCGGCCGCAGGTCAGGATCTCCCTGCCGTCGTACACCCTGATGATCCGGTCGGCTGTGTTTATCAGAAAGCAGCtgtgggggggggaggaaggCGTCAGCGACCGGTTTTTAACGGCAACCGCTTCCTGTAGGTCAGGGGTCTTAAACAGGGGGTCCGCGACCCTTAGGGGGTCTGCGGAGGTACTGCATGGGGGTCGCGAAagttttggttgaattaaaaataaattaattaattaaaattaaaacatgaatctGTCAGTTATGTTAATAGTTCAGTATTTTATGCAATATAACAGGTATGTTTATGCATGCCAGTGGCACTAACAAGCAtcacttattttccttttcacatttatgttttaaaaatgtccatttaaatagcttttatgcATGATTACATGCAATTGACAGACATTGTTGATCTTGGCAGGTATCGGTTTattgtgttatgttatgtttattaATGGCAGTGGCATGGCCACCCTACTCACTGTGCCTcgcacatgtttaaaaaaaaaaacatgaatatatgaacctgtgtattatttgagtatcttagtattgaatgcacaataacaaggtacatttacacatggcactataggaccagtttgatataacacaattttatacaatatatataattagggggTCCCCGCTCCATCTCGCCATCAGTTTGGGGGTCCTTGGCCTGGAAAACGTTGAAGACCCATGCTGCAGGTCGTTCATGTCCTCAGAACGTGACACCAAACACAACGGAGCGCCCTCGGCGTCTCACCTGCCCTTCCGTGCAAACTCGATGGATTTGATGGCGGTGGTGTTGCTGGTGCCGGTCGTCACTCTGAAGGACGCCACCAGCTCCTGGGTGTTTGTGTTTAACACCAGAATCTGCAGCACCACAAAGAGAAGGTCAGGTGACTTCTGACGCCCTCACATTCTCCTCCGCCCAGAGAACGTGGAGCCtgtgacacccccccccccccttaccttTCCTTTGGCGTTGCCGGTGTAAATGTATTCCCCCCGCCGGTCGAAGGCCGCCACCACGTTCAGATCCGAGTCGTCGTCCACCGGCAGGACGACGTGTTTGGAGTCGGACAGCGTCAGCAGCACCGGAGCCGACTTCATGGGACAGACGAGCACCTTGTCTCTGGAACACAAACCCGACGCACACTAGGGTTTAATCCCGGGAGACGGGATACCCGGGAAATCTGATCAAAACTATTTCCCGATTCCCGGGAAATGTTATGACGGGAAACgggaaatgaaagtaaaaaaaaaaaaatccagtgcgCGTCTATTGTTGTCTTACGGTAACGTTGCATTCAGTAGCCTACCGCCTAAGGATGTCTACTGCCAGCTTTGTATAggagcattttaaaaaggttgtgTGACCGGATTGTCAGATGTTCTGGATTGTGCAGACATTTAGAATCTCAGCGTAGTAAAGTTCCTGAAGAAAGCCCATCAACAAAACGTCTGAAAACGCTAGATGGCTACTTTAGCAAAGCTAGCAAGTCGCTTGGTGAAATACTAGCGGAGACGGCAGCTTTTGATGGATTTACGTTTAATAGTATGGCAAAATGTCTCAGATCAGCAGTTAAGAGAGATGGACATATATATGGACatacgcgtgtgtgtgtgtctgagccCTCCCATCTGCGGAGGACGCACCTCAGAGCGCACCAGAGGCATAACTACAAAAAACAGCTATTTCCCGGGATTCCCGGGAAATGCGTCGTCTTTTCCCGGGATTTGATACATATCATTTTCGGGAAAAATTTTAAACCCTAACGCAGACTGAGCAAAGCGTCCAGAAACTCACGTGTCCCTCGGATGATACTGCAGCTTGAGGATGGGGGAGGGAAAGCGGAACCTCTGGTCACAGTCTCCGGTCAGGACGTCCCACTGGGAGACGATGTTGTCCGTCGAGGCGCTCACCAGCTTGTGACCGTCCCGACTCCAGCTGGACCGAACACAcacgcgggggggggggggggggggggttaagacCAGTCGAGGCAACGGCACAGCAACGTTTACGAGCCTGAGCGGCTGCTTCTCACCACAGGGAGCAGACGGGGTGGATGTGAGCGCTGATGATCTTGGCGATTCCCCGAGTGAGGAAGTCCCAGATGACGATGCGGCCGTCGTTACAGCCGACAGCCAGCAGGGTGCCCCAGCGGTTAAAGGTACAGGTGAGGGCCATGCTGATGCAGTCCAGGGTGCCATCTGCCTCCTGAACACAAAGTTAGCACATGTGATGGAGCCGACTAGCTTCACACAGCAGGGCATCAAAACCAGGAGCTACAGGGAACCAGGAAGTCAAAGTAGCATCAAAACACGACCGCTTACCTCTGGGTAGTTCTGCCCGAAcgattctgcaaaaaaacacaaacagattaAACATTAATGTCATCAAAGCAGCAACAAGTATTAACAGAGACACAGGAGGAAGAGAACTCCAGCGTGTCAGACACTGAAATGTTCAGAGAAAACGACAGCAGGGTTTACCCTACTGACACTTCGCCAAAAATCTATCGATTTaatctctgcattaaccacgaGCAGCAAAAATGGCcgctagataaagatgtttgtaaacaaggagcgtttaaaacaagaaatctaactgtttttattaaccaaaatattaatattcatgagaacagcttttaattgagttggacatcaacacttgttgaacataaagtgcaaccaaccaACAAGTTTGACCACAACTTAATGCTacggtgagattcctgaaagtttctggtaaaaacaaacaaacaaaaaaaaaaaaaaaaaatatatatatatatatatatatatatatatatatatatatatatatatatatatatatatatatatatatatatatatatatatatatataattataattataagcaaataataaactagattatctcactgctgcagctctcttcccttccatgtggagcaaacccactttaaacattttaccaacacctaaaggatgtttctgatccattaattgttacacagccaaaaactgtgtttttttacattgtgaatatattgtccagcccttgTTTCCCCACCGTGTTCTATTCGCATCAGATGCTTTATTACGGTTGTACTGTTTGTATACTGGTATACACGGTGACCACAGCTAGAGGACCTTCAGGCCTCTTTAGTCGATTACAAGGAGGTCtggcttgaaaagaaaaaaagaaatgagtttggagttaattttgatttaacatTAAAGCCTAAATCCTGACTCTAAATATCTCGATTGTTTCTGCTGTCTATAAGGTTGTACCCCATCATAGTCCATCATATCAGTGAGTGAATGGACCTGCATTTCCTCCAGCATCCTTCCAGCCATCACAGGTCATCCCAGCATTTTAAACCACTTCTTGTTTAGAAAGTTGACGTTACGTTAAAGTTGCCCGCTTTTAGAAAACCTTGACATTGCAACAATATTAGTAAATAATGCAACAAACATCTCAGTTGCAATGAATCCATGTTTCCCTCTTCGCCTTTTCATATAAGCTCCTTTGATCTTTAACATTTGGGGAACTATAATCTGTTTCAGGCGTGGGCTTCTGCAGCAGGCTGAATACTGATGATACTAATGACCATATTCCGCAGAATACACAAAATTACAAGATTAGAACTTCTTATATACTTAAGAATCGTCTTTTTTGTCTAATCAGTACTGTGTAGTTTTCCCACTCTCCATATAATTTCTTCACagttttttacttattttactatTAACAATGCTGTTATTAAACTGCGCTTATTTGTGCTTCTATTTGCACTTTCCTGacattacattattattattattattattatggccGAAAATGAACAAGAAATTGTTTTTGGTCCCATATATGTTAACAAAGTTAAATGAGActaaaactgcagaaaacatGCAATCAACCTAATTATAGACTAGAATTTTAGTATGTGTGTTAGAATCTGTGACTAAAGCCTTCAACCATCAACACGCCGTTTAACCAAAGGCATTCTGTCAAAAAGAGACCCAGAAACATCGATGCaggcttttatttttggcaGATTGCTGTAAAGGTGTCTTCTTTACTGCCAGAGGGCAATTGATAATTTCCCTGCAGACACTTTCGAATGATGTCAGTTATTTTTtctaataattttctttttacacgTTAATTTTACTTCattgtttacatatttttcttacataaacacttgaaatcCCCTTTT
Proteins encoded in this window:
- the LOC105920317 gene encoding retinoblastoma-binding protein 5 isoform X1, with amino-acid sequence MNLELLESFGQNYPEEADGTLDCISMALTCTFNRWGTLLAVGCNDGRIVIWDFLTRGIAKIISAHIHPVCSLCWSRDGHKLVSASTDNIVSQWDVLTGDCDQRFRFPSPILKLQYHPRDTDKVLVCPMKSAPVLLTLSDSKHVVLPVDDDSDLNVVAAFDRRGEYIYTGNAKGKILVLNTNTQELVASFRVTTGTSNTTAIKSIEFARKGSCFLINTADRIIRVYDGREILTCGRDGEPEPMQKLQDLVNRTPWKRCCFSGDGEYIVAGSARQHALYIWEKSIGNLVKILHGTRGELLLDVAWHPVRPIIASISSGVVSIWAQNQVENWSAFAPDFKELDENVEYEERESEFDIEDEDKSEPEQTGADAAEDEEVDVTTVDPIVAFCSSDEELEDNRALLYLPIAPEVEDPEENPFGPPPDAAVQPGAAEEALAGGDKKQRQPSSEGGPAKKKARTTTIELQGVPSDEVHPLLGVKGDSKSKKKTAGRPKGSKGKDKDFSFRPKPYKGERPSFPMGPEALNSSGPGGVGGGGGEGGMKVRAEGALATGTLVSQTFKQHNIGGMD
- the LOC105920317 gene encoding retinoblastoma-binding protein 5 isoform X2, with protein sequence MNLELLESFGQNYPEEADGTLDCISMALTCTFNRWGTLLAVGCNDGRIVIWDFLTRGIAKIISAHIHPVCSLCWSRDGHKLVSASTDNIVSQWDVLTGDCDQRFRFPSPILKLQYHPRDTDKVLVCPMKSAPVLLTLSDSKHVVLPVDDDSDLNVVAAFDRRGEYIYTGNAKGKILVLNTNTQELVASFRVTTGTSNTTAIKSIEFARKGSCFLINTADRIIRVYDGREILTCGRDGEPEPMQKLQDLVNRTPWKRCCFSGDGEYIVAGSARQHALYIWEKSIGNLVKILHGTRGELLLDVAWHPVRPIIASISSGVVSIWAQNQVENWSAFAPDFKELDENVEYEERESEFDIEDEDKSEPEQTGADAAEDEEVDVTTVDPIVAFCSSDEELEDNRALLYLPIAPEVEDPEENPFGPPPDAAVQPGAAEEALAGGDKKQRQPSSEGGPAKKKARTTTIELQGVPSDEVHPLLGVKGDSKSKKKTAGRPKGSKGTLVSQTFKQHNIGGMD